A single genomic interval of Spirosoma linguale DSM 74 harbors:
- a CDS encoding cation diffusion facilitator family transporter (TIGRFAM: cation diffusion facilitator family transporter~PFAM: cation efflux protein~KEGG: ccs:CCNA_00305 cobalt-zinc-cadmium resistance protein CzcD), whose translation MAHEHNHEDHAGHHHGPAVLTSVNRALIIGAVLNTLYVVVEFSMGFYYNSLGLIADAGHNLSDIAGLLLSLLAFRLARIRQTPSFTYGYRKSTVLASLTNAVILLITIGAILWESIQRFQHPEPVAGGPVAWVAGFGILVNAASALLFFRDKDHDLNIKGAYLHLAADALVSLGVVVAGIVISYTGWVWLDPVIGLVVAAVILGSTWRLLNDSLRLSMDGVPTDINLNDVLADLRAVTGVRDVHHVHIWAMSTTENALTAHLVIQPGLSDLQIDALKHDARHRLEHRKINHATLETETNTKNEHQTEVC comes from the coding sequence ATGGCACACGAACATAATCATGAAGACCACGCAGGGCACCACCACGGTCCTGCCGTTTTAACGTCTGTCAATCGGGCGCTGATCATCGGAGCCGTTTTAAACACGCTGTATGTGGTGGTTGAGTTTAGCATGGGGTTTTATTACAACTCGCTGGGCCTGATTGCGGATGCCGGGCACAACCTCAGCGACATTGCCGGGCTACTGCTTTCACTACTGGCGTTTCGGCTGGCCCGCATTCGTCAGACACCGAGTTTCACCTATGGCTATCGAAAGAGTACGGTGCTGGCATCGCTTACCAACGCGGTCATTCTACTGATCACGATTGGGGCTATTTTATGGGAAAGCATTCAGCGTTTTCAGCACCCCGAACCGGTGGCGGGTGGCCCTGTAGCGTGGGTTGCGGGGTTTGGCATTCTGGTGAATGCAGCATCGGCACTGCTTTTTTTCCGGGATAAAGACCACGACCTGAACATCAAAGGAGCGTACCTTCATCTGGCCGCCGATGCGCTGGTATCACTTGGCGTCGTTGTGGCGGGTATTGTTATCAGCTATACCGGCTGGGTCTGGCTCGACCCCGTTATCGGGCTGGTTGTGGCCGCCGTAATTCTTGGTTCGACCTGGCGCCTGCTGAACGATAGTTTACGGCTGTCGATGGACGGTGTTCCAACGGATATTAACCTCAACGACGTACTCGCTGACCTTCGGGCTGTAACGGGCGTGCGCGATGTGCATCATGTACATATATGGGCTATGAGCACGACCGAAAACGCCCTCACTGCCCACCTGGTCATTCAGCCCGGTCTCTCCGACTTGCAGATCGATGCGCTTAAACACGACGCGCGCCACAGGCTCGAACACCGAAAAATCAACCACGCCACGCTGGAAACCGAAACGAACACAAAAAATGAACACCAGACGGAGGTCTGCTAA
- a CDS encoding leucine-rich repeat protein (PFAM: leucine-rich repeat protein~SMART: leucine-rich repeat-containing protein typical subtype~KEGG: hypothetical protein LOC100011554), whose protein sequence is MYFFQDDYESQPETVEERLFHIRSCLSTKINLNRLSLDGFPEEVFNYPQVTHLYIGNLAPLSQESGNFLINIIRKRARETNDSVAYLEEIAEIRRCMTPAKTIGHLPDRISELTNLEELYLVGQQLTELPESLCELPNLKRLYVHNNKLTTLPAKFNQLKSLVCLNVRDNPIKTWPDGFWEMPFINQYQRDLEIADQRETELLLEKNYKAARTLRSEAIRWGLHW, encoded by the coding sequence ATGTACTTCTTTCAAGACGACTATGAGTCTCAACCTGAGACCGTTGAGGAGCGTTTATTTCACATTCGGTCGTGTCTATCCACGAAAATCAACCTGAACAGGCTTAGTCTGGACGGCTTTCCGGAGGAGGTTTTCAACTATCCGCAGGTTACACATCTCTACATAGGTAACCTTGCCCCATTGTCGCAGGAATCGGGTAATTTCCTAATCAACATTATCCGAAAAAGGGCCAGGGAAACGAATGATTCAGTTGCCTATCTGGAAGAAATCGCCGAAATCCGTCGTTGTATGACCCCGGCAAAAACCATCGGTCATCTGCCCGACCGCATCAGCGAATTAACTAATCTGGAAGAGCTGTACCTTGTGGGGCAGCAACTAACCGAACTCCCGGAATCACTTTGCGAACTACCAAATCTGAAACGACTTTACGTACACAACAACAAATTAACAACGCTGCCTGCCAAATTCAATCAGCTTAAATCGCTGGTCTGTCTAAACGTGCGCGATAACCCCATCAAAACCTGGCCGGACGGTTTCTGGGAGATGCCGTTCATCAATCAATACCAGCGTGACCTGGAAATCGCCGATCAACGCGAAACCGAACTCCTTCTCGAAAAGAACTACAAAGCCGCCAGAACGCTTCGCAGCGAAGCTATCCGTTGGGGCTTGCACTGGTAA
- a CDS encoding putative PAS/PAC sensor protein (TIGRFAM: PAS sensor protein~KEGG: cak:Caul_1140 putative PAS/PAC sensor protein): MITNCPLSSRCGEIILPTIMDFCGPYDEQLAAHYRQSLLTPLLAGWEFRERPALETGHIGWQLLAKKQDWLLTAPIRHDLLSDEWAIVVTDAEQIIQYVNPLFEKMTGYTNTEALGRRPNFLQGEGTSLLARQRMRKAIEKKRTVSELLLNYRKDRTAYWCNVVIRPITNHQKEIVNFIAFEKEVQLEELPADR, encoded by the coding sequence ATGATTACCAATTGTCCTCTGTCAAGTAGATGCGGAGAGATTATTTTACCTACCATTATGGACTTTTGCGGACCTTACGACGAACAACTCGCTGCACATTATCGGCAGTCTTTACTAACGCCTTTGTTAGCAGGCTGGGAGTTCAGAGAGCGACCTGCGCTCGAAACGGGCCATATCGGGTGGCAACTGTTGGCAAAAAAGCAGGACTGGCTATTGACAGCCCCCATTCGACATGATCTGCTAAGCGACGAATGGGCAATTGTCGTTACAGATGCCGAACAGATTATACAATATGTGAACCCGCTGTTCGAGAAGATGACCGGGTATACCAACACGGAAGCGCTGGGGCGTCGTCCTAACTTTTTACAGGGTGAAGGAACGTCGCTGCTGGCCCGGCAACGTATGCGGAAGGCCATTGAGAAAAAACGGACGGTGAGCGAGTTGCTGCTGAATTATAGGAAAGATCGAACGGCCTACTGGTGCAACGTTGTGATTCGCCCGATTACAAATCATCAAAAAGAAATCGTCAATTTCATCGCCTTCGAGAAAGAAGTGCAACTGGAGGAGTTGCCCGCCGACCGTTAA
- a CDS encoding hypothetical protein (KEGG: hypothetical protein), whose amino-acid sequence MKNALIYILLLATLLPTVSQWGTIAYYNVNKAYIARVLCENRDKPQLHCDGQCYLAKQLKAQQDRQDKETTERVNNTPIIQLFCQDNLLFSFDPYFPLLVSVAFSAYHSAAYTAPVQKLFHPPQA is encoded by the coding sequence ATGAAAAACGCGCTGATTTATATTCTCCTGCTCGCTACGCTGCTACCGACCGTCAGCCAATGGGGAACTATTGCGTATTACAATGTCAATAAAGCATACATTGCCCGTGTTCTCTGCGAAAACCGGGATAAGCCCCAGCTCCATTGCGACGGTCAGTGTTATCTGGCCAAACAGTTGAAAGCCCAGCAGGACCGGCAGGATAAAGAAACCACCGAGCGGGTAAACAACACGCCTATTATTCAACTCTTCTGCCAGGATAACCTGTTGTTTAGCTTCGACCCGTACTTTCCTTTGCTGGTGTCGGTTGCCTTTTCGGCTTACCATTCTGCTGCTTATACGGCTCCTGTCCAGAAGCTGTTTCACCCTCCTCAGGCCTGA